A section of the Streptomyces sp. NBC_01591 genome encodes:
- a CDS encoding DMT family transporter produces MGAERLRTLCPFLHRPRKGHAMPAVLVLLLAGTWLLSGALVTGTDPLIVAVGRTAVCCAVLTVVAASTADGRADLRRAAAGPGTVWLLGLLGFAGYAAGTLLAIPRIGTSLTNLVVALMPCASVAVGALFFGERSGPRKVAGAALACAAAAGYAALGADAGDADGVGLLLVVAATVAFAVYGFLYRERLSGLPPLAVLSVLLAAATCLLLPMALPALIAHPPTLAATGGIVVLGAAVYAPAYLVQHRLILLRGPVFTAAVQLAVPFTVRLGDWALGTAPAPSPAELLLLAVCCGGIALVTVQPRARLAVTE; encoded by the coding sequence GTGGGGGCCGAACGGCTGCGCACCCTCTGCCCGTTCCTCCACCGCCCACGGAAGGGCCACGCGATGCCGGCCGTCCTCGTCCTGCTGCTGGCCGGAACCTGGCTGCTCTCCGGCGCCCTGGTCACCGGGACCGATCCGCTGATCGTCGCCGTGGGCCGCACCGCCGTGTGCTGCGCGGTGCTCACCGTCGTCGCCGCCTCCACCGCGGACGGCCGGGCCGACCTGCGCCGGGCAGCCGCCGGGCCGGGCACCGTATGGCTGCTGGGCCTGCTCGGCTTCGCCGGTTACGCGGCAGGGACCCTCCTCGCCATCCCGCGCATCGGGACCTCGCTCACCAATCTCGTCGTCGCGCTGATGCCGTGCGCCTCGGTGGCGGTCGGGGCGTTGTTCTTCGGCGAACGGTCCGGGCCGCGCAAGGTGGCTGGGGCGGCACTCGCCTGCGCGGCGGCGGCCGGCTACGCGGCGCTCGGCGCGGACGCCGGTGACGCGGACGGGGTGGGGCTGCTGCTGGTGGTGGCGGCGACCGTGGCCTTCGCCGTGTACGGGTTCCTGTACCGGGAGCGGCTGTCGGGGCTGCCGCCGCTTGCCGTGCTGTCCGTGCTGCTCGCGGCCGCCACGTGTCTGCTGCTCCCGATGGCCCTGCCCGCGCTGATCGCCCACCCGCCGACACTTGCCGCGACCGGCGGCATAGTCGTGCTGGGCGCGGCCGTGTACGCGCCCGCCTACCTCGTGCAGCACCGGCTCATCCTGCTCCGCGGGCCGGTCTTCACGGCCGCCGTGCAACTGGCCGTTCCCTTCACCGTGCGCCTCGGCGACTGGGCGCTGGGCACAGCCCCCGCTCCTTCCCCCGCCGAGCTGCTGCTCCTCGCGGTGTGCTGCGGGGGCATCGCCCTCGTCACCGTCCAGCCGCGCGCCCGACTCGCTGTCACCGAGTGA
- a CDS encoding LacI family DNA-binding transcriptional regulator codes for MAERGRVTLSDVAAVAGVSLSTASRALNGGGRVSTATRSRIAEAARRLDFRPNALAQSFALGRSRTIGILARNARGAFTEPVLVGAFTHLGGREQACLLYDASFDPDSMADSVRRLQARRVDGLLVLGDDLRVEMRSVTTEFSVPVAYAYGLTDREGDSCYVPDSRMAGRLAGEHLLSLGRRRIAHITGEAADTAATGREQGLLTSLAEAGLPPATGTLRGDWSRAWGATACRRLIDSGALFDAVFCGNDQIALGAESVLRESGRRVPDDVALVGVDNWEYVISGQRTRHLTTIDTGLAALGAAAAAQVADGRDAPGMHAHPCTLVVGATTAGEQPGG; via the coding sequence ATGGCGGAACGGGGCAGGGTCACACTGAGCGATGTCGCGGCGGTCGCCGGGGTGTCGCTCTCCACGGCATCAAGGGCGCTCAACGGCGGCGGCCGCGTCTCGACGGCGACGCGATCACGCATAGCGGAGGCCGCGCGCAGACTCGACTTCCGCCCCAACGCCCTGGCACAGTCCTTCGCGTTGGGACGGAGCCGGACGATCGGCATTCTCGCCCGGAACGCCCGGGGAGCATTCACCGAGCCGGTGCTGGTCGGGGCGTTCACCCACCTCGGCGGCCGGGAACAGGCGTGCCTGCTCTACGACGCGAGTTTCGACCCGGACTCGATGGCCGACAGCGTCCGCAGGCTGCAGGCCCGCCGCGTCGACGGGCTACTGGTGCTCGGCGATGACCTCCGGGTCGAAATGCGCTCTGTCACGACCGAGTTCTCCGTCCCGGTCGCCTACGCGTACGGGCTCACCGACCGGGAGGGCGACTCCTGTTACGTCCCCGACAGCCGGATGGCCGGTCGGCTGGCGGGCGAACATCTTCTGTCGCTGGGCAGGCGACGCATCGCGCACATCACCGGAGAGGCGGCCGACACCGCCGCGACGGGACGCGAGCAGGGGCTGCTGACCTCGCTCGCCGAAGCCGGGCTGCCCCCCGCGACCGGCACTCTCCGGGGTGACTGGAGCCGGGCCTGGGGGGCCACCGCCTGCCGCCGGCTGATCGATTCCGGCGCCCTGTTCGACGCTGTCTTCTGCGGCAACGACCAGATCGCGCTCGGCGCGGAGTCCGTCCTGCGGGAGTCGGGCAGGCGCGTCCCGGACGATGTCGCGCTGGTCGGTGTGGACAACTGGGAGTACGTGATCAGTGGTCAGCGCACCCGCCATCTCACCACCATCGACACGGGGTTGGCCGCGCTGGGCGCAGCCGCGGCGGCCCAGGTGGCCGACGGGCGCGACGCCCCCGGGATGCACGCCCATCCGTGCACGCTGGTGGTCGGCGCGACGACGGCCGGGGAACAACCGGGGGGCTGA
- a CDS encoding glycosyl hydrolase: MAFSTLLGLLAFGPAAASAERAGSTAADSNDSATAVFGKTLAAQGATFDASPGSDEASANVKTYGDRDCWEIGPGRPNQYLNVTVDARLKHEGANHAAVDIDYFDAPGTKFALVYDGGANPWRTSRIVKTTGTNTWRTAHFYIPDGAFTGGQYGRDMRIATWAQDMGSSEKPVCFARYAFAPSPVDTDDVQIDVTTPGNLFDPGERATFGVLSARDRTVPWSVRDYRGRTVRRGTATVDPATREGAVDAGELPLGYYTLTLRGTAADGAPVARTAGFAVQHPGPDPKRTTDSFFGINHHHRSAPGDAWDDSTKLAARAGADTLRVDSTYWSSIERPKGEYQWPEASERVTADFGARGQNGLMLLGFGNSDYGNIPSTDEAYQAFGKYAGKVAEKANGRIESLEVWNEYYGGFSNGVCSQSAKCYAKTLAAAYSGVKAADPKVTVVGASSFKVPLDWFEELFKLGGLKHMDAISIHPYRAPGDPEGVELDIAGLKRLMRQYNDGRELPIWITEQGWTSAGRDGVGVSEQTQAQATARALLEAKAAGIARYYWYDLINDGNGPNNAEHNFGLLRKTGPEANGLNPKPAYLSYSTVARELTEAKFTGRLRTGDRDLHAYTFSSAPGSPGGGAVTTALWSSDRSGKPVRVRTGKPVTVVDMLGSERVLEPVDGWVHLTATGAPVYLRAAVDKVEPSPLLSLSAPKGIAAGAEIPVTATLDNRATARGDGASARKRTAVFEIEGERVTVSAAPGRRASAVLRAPAGDTPGSRGLTAAVTLDGKRTGAVATGTEVTADPVTVDVSPEMSVKGAVRTDRLAVTVTNHSPDASVRVTGIDWSFGDLTGTITGRGIDDGGTVPPLGARTFRTTVEGASAYAVEPVGVTARLADGRTAGDSDSFGFSPIARATPHLVDGRLTGLGNAPKVDLSQVGSYSGIEPSVADGDMWATWDDKNLYVSAVVREKDHRTAEKVAWLPAGDSIGIGVQPGKPGEGLGRWGADWYMLYAGDTVTEGPGVFVESLPKDYPVGSVAGADVRVARDEDAGTTTYLVAVPWKRIAPLSPEDPSFSLTLTVNKNDGVQRDNYRSLGLDGWQTWGDGLNNWKLVRYQQVQLTR, translated from the coding sequence GTGGCCTTTTCCACGCTGCTCGGCCTCCTGGCCTTCGGCCCGGCCGCCGCCTCCGCGGAGAGAGCCGGATCCACCGCCGCGGACAGCAATGACTCCGCAACCGCCGTGTTCGGGAAGACACTTGCGGCCCAGGGCGCCACCTTCGACGCGTCCCCCGGCAGCGACGAGGCGAGCGCCAATGTCAAGACGTACGGCGACCGCGACTGCTGGGAGATCGGCCCCGGCCGCCCCAACCAGTATCTGAACGTCACCGTGGACGCCCGCCTCAAGCACGAGGGGGCGAACCACGCGGCCGTCGACATCGACTACTTCGACGCGCCCGGAACCAAGTTCGCGCTGGTCTACGACGGGGGCGCGAACCCGTGGCGCACCTCACGGATCGTGAAGACGACCGGCACCAACACCTGGAGGACCGCACACTTCTACATCCCGGACGGGGCGTTCACCGGCGGGCAGTACGGCCGGGACATGCGCATCGCCACCTGGGCACAGGACATGGGATCCAGTGAGAAACCGGTCTGCTTCGCCCGCTACGCCTTCGCCCCGTCCCCGGTCGACACCGATGATGTACAGATCGATGTGACCACGCCCGGCAACCTCTTCGACCCGGGGGAGCGGGCGACCTTCGGGGTCCTCTCCGCCCGCGACCGCACCGTGCCCTGGAGCGTCCGCGACTACCGCGGCCGCACCGTGCGGCGGGGCACCGCCACCGTTGACCCGGCCACCCGCGAAGGCGCCGTCGACGCGGGCGAACTCCCCCTCGGCTACTACACATTGACGCTCCGCGGTACCGCTGCGGACGGAGCCCCCGTCGCCCGCACCGCCGGTTTCGCGGTGCAGCACCCCGGCCCCGATCCGAAGCGCACCACCGACTCCTTCTTCGGCATCAACCACCACCACCGCTCGGCCCCCGGCGACGCCTGGGACGACAGCACGAAGCTCGCCGCCCGCGCCGGTGCCGACACACTGCGCGTCGACTCCACCTACTGGAGCAGCATCGAGCGCCCCAAGGGCGAGTACCAGTGGCCCGAGGCCAGCGAACGCGTCACCGCGGACTTCGGCGCACGTGGCCAGAACGGCCTGATGCTGCTGGGCTTCGGCAACTCGGACTACGGCAACATCCCGAGCACCGACGAGGCGTACCAGGCGTTCGGGAAGTACGCCGGAAAGGTCGCGGAGAAGGCCAACGGCCGGATCGAGTCGCTGGAGGTCTGGAACGAGTACTACGGTGGCTTCTCCAACGGCGTGTGCTCGCAGAGCGCGAAGTGCTACGCGAAGACGCTGGCCGCCGCGTACTCGGGGGTCAAGGCCGCCGACCCGAAGGTCACCGTGGTCGGAGCCTCGTCGTTCAAGGTGCCCCTGGACTGGTTCGAGGAGCTGTTCAAGCTCGGCGGGCTCAAACACATGGACGCGATCTCCATCCACCCCTACCGTGCCCCGGGCGACCCCGAGGGTGTCGAGCTCGACATCGCGGGCCTCAAGCGGCTGATGCGTCAGTACAACGACGGCAGGGAACTCCCCATCTGGATCACCGAGCAGGGCTGGACCTCCGCCGGCCGGGACGGCGTCGGCGTCAGCGAGCAGACCCAGGCACAGGCCACCGCACGCGCCCTGCTGGAGGCCAAGGCCGCGGGCATCGCCCGCTATTACTGGTACGACCTGATCAACGACGGCAACGGCCCGAACAACGCGGAGCACAACTTCGGCCTGCTGCGCAAGACGGGCCCGGAGGCCAACGGGCTCAACCCGAAGCCCGCCTACCTCTCCTACTCCACCGTCGCCCGCGAACTGACCGAAGCGAAGTTCACCGGGCGGCTGCGCACCGGCGACCGCGACCTGCACGCCTACACCTTCAGTTCCGCGCCCGGCTCGCCCGGTGGCGGCGCGGTGACCACGGCCCTGTGGAGCAGCGACCGCAGCGGCAAACCGGTCCGGGTGCGGACCGGGAAGCCGGTCACCGTGGTGGACATGCTCGGCTCGGAGCGGGTGCTGGAACCGGTGGACGGCTGGGTGCACCTCACGGCCACCGGCGCCCCGGTCTATCTGCGGGCCGCGGTGGACAAGGTCGAGCCGTCACCGCTGCTGTCGCTGTCCGCACCGAAGGGCATCGCGGCAGGCGCGGAGATTCCGGTGACCGCCACACTCGACAACCGTGCCACGGCCCGCGGTGACGGGGCATCGGCACGCAAGCGCACTGCGGTCTTCGAGATCGAGGGCGAGCGGGTCACCGTCTCGGCGGCGCCCGGCCGACGGGCGAGCGCTGTGCTGAGGGCCCCGGCCGGTGACACCCCCGGCAGCCGCGGCCTGACCGCGGCGGTCACCCTCGACGGGAAGCGGACCGGGGCGGTCGCGACCGGCACGGAGGTGACGGCGGATCCGGTGACGGTCGACGTGTCCCCGGAGATGTCGGTGAAGGGCGCTGTCCGCACCGACCGACTGGCGGTGACCGTCACCAACCACTCGCCGGACGCATCGGTCAGGGTGACCGGGATCGACTGGTCCTTCGGCGACCTCACCGGAACGATCACGGGCCGGGGCATCGACGACGGCGGTACGGTCCCGCCGCTTGGCGCCCGCACCTTCCGCACCACCGTCGAAGGAGCCTCCGCCTATGCCGTCGAGCCTGTCGGGGTGACCGCCAGACTCGCGGACGGACGCACCGCAGGCGACAGCGACTCCTTCGGCTTCAGCCCGATCGCCAGGGCCACCCCGCACCTGGTGGACGGCAGGCTCACGGGCCTGGGGAACGCCCCGAAGGTTGACCTCTCCCAAGTCGGCTCGTACAGCGGCATCGAACCCTCCGTCGCCGACGGTGACATGTGGGCGACCTGGGACGACAAGAACCTCTACGTGTCCGCGGTGGTCCGGGAGAAGGACCACCGAACGGCAGAGAAGGTGGCCTGGCTGCCCGCCGGTGACAGCATCGGCATCGGGGTGCAGCCGGGCAAACCGGGGGAGGGGCTGGGGCGTTGGGGCGCCGACTGGTACATGCTCTACGCCGGTGACACCGTGACGGAGGGGCCGGGTGTCTTCGTCGAATCCCTGCCGAAGGACTACCCGGTGGGTTCCGTGGCGGGTGCCGATGTCCGAGTGGCCCGTGACGAGGACGCCGGGACGACGACGTACCTCGTCGCCGTACCGTGGAAGCGGATCGCCCCGCTGTCGCCCGAGGACCCCTCGTTCTCGCTGACCCTGACGGTCAACAAGAACGACGGTGTGCAGCGGGACAACTACCGCTCGCTCGGTCTGGACGGATGGCAGACCTGGGGCGACGGGCTCAACAACTGGAAGCTGGTGCGCTACCAGCAGGTGCAGCTGACCCGCTGA
- a CDS encoding lytic polysaccharide monooxygenase auxiliary activity family 9 protein encodes MRRRITSFVLGIGIAGASLLVTTGSAQSHGYTDAPVSRQQLCGNGTVRDCGQIQWEPPSVEGPKGFPARGPVDGTICAGGNGRFSELDDPRGGAWPATQVTSGQSYTFRWRITARHATTDFRYYITKDGYDPAKPLTRADLEPQPFLTVPFGGRLPASTVTHAGVLPQKSGKHLILGVWTIADTGNAFYACSDVTF; translated from the coding sequence ATGCGCAGAAGGATCACCTCGTTCGTTCTCGGCATCGGAATCGCCGGGGCCTCCCTCCTCGTCACCACCGGCAGCGCCCAGAGCCATGGCTACACCGATGCTCCCGTCAGCCGTCAGCAGCTCTGTGGCAACGGCACCGTGCGCGATTGCGGCCAGATCCAGTGGGAGCCGCCGAGCGTCGAGGGCCCGAAGGGCTTCCCCGCCCGCGGCCCGGTCGACGGCACCATCTGCGCCGGCGGCAACGGCCGGTTCTCCGAGCTCGACGACCCGCGTGGCGGTGCCTGGCCCGCGACGCAGGTCACCAGCGGGCAGAGCTACACCTTCCGCTGGCGCATCACGGCCCGGCACGCCACCACCGACTTCCGCTACTACATCACCAAGGACGGCTACGACCCCGCCAAGCCCCTCACCCGGGCCGACCTGGAGCCACAGCCGTTCCTGACCGTGCCCTTCGGCGGCCGTCTTCCGGCGTCCACCGTGACCCATGCCGGAGTCCTGCCGCAGAAGTCGGGCAAGCACCTGATCCTCGGTGTCTGGACGATCGCCGACACCGGCAACGCGTTCTACGCCTGCTCGGACGTCACCTTCTGA
- a CDS encoding glutamate synthase subunit beta has translation MTDPHGFLKFPRRPVPARPVQERLGDWNEVYAGQARLPLVSEQAGRCMDCGIPFCHSGCPLGNLIPEWNTYARRENWRAAAERLHATNNFPEFTGRLCPAPCEDACVLTINADPVTIKNVEQAIADQIWEHGYAPPRPPGRLSGKTVAVVGSGPAGLAAAQQLTRIGHTVAVYERADRIGGLLRYGIPEFKMEKRHLDRRIEQMRAEGTKFRTGVDIGNDLDAAELTERHDAVVIAVGARGQRELRVPGRELDGIHQAMDYLTLANRVTEGDFDAPAVTAAGKHVVIIGGGDTGSDCMGTALRQGAASVVQLDINPEPGDTRRDSEPWPTYPKVYRISHAHEEARGQEGADPRVFSSATLRFEGDRSGRVRALCLAEVEPEARRPRPGTERGIPADLVLLALGFYGPEHGTGLMRQLGLALDDRGNFARNAGFGAETTEPSGRAARSRTDGIFIAGDAGRGQSLVVWAIAEGRSAAAATDRYLSGSTVLPAPIAPQDRPLVA, from the coding sequence ATGACCGACCCGCACGGCTTCCTCAAGTTCCCCCGCCGCCCCGTTCCGGCACGACCCGTCCAGGAACGGCTGGGCGACTGGAACGAGGTCTACGCGGGACAGGCACGTCTCCCCCTCGTGTCCGAGCAGGCTGGGCGCTGCATGGACTGCGGCATCCCGTTCTGCCACAGCGGCTGCCCGCTGGGAAACCTCATCCCCGAGTGGAACACGTACGCGAGGCGGGAGAACTGGCGGGCCGCTGCCGAGCGGCTGCACGCGACGAACAACTTCCCGGAATTCACCGGGCGGCTGTGCCCCGCCCCGTGCGAGGACGCCTGCGTGCTGACCATCAACGCCGACCCGGTGACCATAAAGAACGTCGAGCAGGCCATCGCCGACCAGATCTGGGAACACGGATACGCGCCACCCCGGCCGCCCGGGCGGCTCAGCGGGAAGACCGTCGCCGTCGTCGGCTCCGGGCCGGCGGGCCTGGCCGCGGCGCAGCAGCTCACGAGAATCGGCCACACCGTCGCCGTCTACGAGCGCGCCGACCGCATCGGCGGACTGCTGCGCTACGGCATCCCCGAGTTCAAGATGGAGAAACGCCACCTGGACCGCCGCATCGAGCAGATGCGGGCGGAGGGCACCAAATTCCGCACGGGGGTGGACATCGGCAATGACCTCGACGCCGCCGAGCTCACCGAGCGACACGACGCGGTTGTCATCGCCGTCGGTGCGCGAGGGCAACGGGAGCTGCGTGTCCCCGGCCGTGAGCTGGACGGCATCCACCAGGCCATGGACTATCTGACCCTGGCCAACCGGGTCACCGAGGGTGACTTCGACGCGCCTGCCGTCACCGCCGCGGGCAAGCATGTGGTGATCATCGGGGGAGGGGACACCGGCTCGGACTGCATGGGTACCGCACTGCGTCAGGGGGCCGCCTCCGTGGTGCAGTTGGACATCAATCCGGAGCCCGGCGACACCCGGCGGGACAGCGAGCCCTGGCCCACGTATCCGAAGGTCTACCGGATATCCCATGCCCATGAGGAGGCCCGGGGGCAGGAGGGCGCGGATCCGCGGGTCTTCTCCTCGGCCACCCTCCGCTTCGAGGGGGACCGGTCGGGGCGCGTGCGCGCGTTGTGCCTCGCGGAGGTGGAACCGGAGGCCAGAAGGCCGCGCCCGGGGACCGAACGAGGGATCCCGGCGGATCTGGTCCTGCTCGCCCTCGGCTTCTACGGCCCCGAACACGGCACGGGGCTGATGCGGCAGCTCGGACTCGCGCTGGACGACCGGGGCAACTTCGCCCGGAACGCCGGCTTCGGGGCCGAGACGACGGAGCCGTCCGGGCGGGCGGCCCGTAGCCGGACGGACGGGATCTTCATCGCCGGTGACGCGGGGCGCGGCCAGTCCCTCGTGGTGTGGGCCATCGCGGAGGGACGGTCCGCCGCCGCCGCGACGGACCGCTATCTGAGCGGTTCCACGGTGCTCCCGGCGCCGATCGCGCCGCAGGACCGGCCCCTGGTTGCTTGA
- a CDS encoding sterol desaturase family protein, with protein sequence MRAVLRVAAYPFLLASAVSVAAAALCLDWDPDRVSPLFLLGVISYLTALERLIPHRRAWHPNAGEWRWYGVYFLLTMVASVFAQYLVSAVVSEVSPHESEFNLWAEIPAALLTGSLASYLVHRLGHTNAILWRLHGVHHVPKKVNVANNGVNHVLDIVLAQGTVQLALALVGFSRDSVFLVGLFVAAQGYFVHANIDVRIGRLNHVLASPEQHRLHHSTDLSEAGHYGSDLSIWDHVFDSYTWRPGREPVAVGLGDPASFPGTGEIVASLLHPLRRAKGPGTGSA encoded by the coding sequence ATGCGCGCAGTCCTGCGTGTGGCGGCGTACCCGTTCCTGCTGGCGAGCGCGGTTTCGGTGGCAGCGGCGGCGCTGTGTCTCGATTGGGACCCCGACCGTGTGAGCCCGCTCTTCCTGCTCGGTGTCATCTCCTATCTCACCGCGCTCGAACGGCTGATCCCGCACCGGCGGGCCTGGCACCCGAACGCCGGTGAATGGCGCTGGTACGGCGTCTACTTCCTGTTGACGATGGTGGCCAGCGTATTTGCGCAATATCTGGTTTCCGCAGTCGTCTCCGAGGTGTCGCCGCACGAGTCGGAGTTCAATCTCTGGGCGGAAATACCCGCAGCATTACTGACCGGTTCCCTTGCCAGTTATCTGGTGCACAGGCTCGGTCATACCAACGCGATACTGTGGCGACTGCACGGCGTTCATCATGTGCCGAAAAAGGTCAATGTCGCCAATAACGGTGTCAATCACGTACTCGATATCGTTCTCGCGCAGGGAACCGTTCAGCTGGCTCTGGCACTGGTCGGTTTCTCCCGTGACTCCGTGTTTCTCGTGGGTCTTTTTGTGGCCGCCCAGGGCTATTTCGTCCACGCCAACATCGACGTGCGCATCGGCCGGCTCAATCATGTGCTCGCCAGCCCCGAACAACACCGACTGCACCACAGCACCGATCTGTCCGAGGCGGGCCACTACGGCTCTGACCTGTCGATCTGGGACCACGTCTTCGACAGCTACACCTGGCGGCCCGGCCGTGAGCCGGTCGCGGTCGGGCTCGGCGATCCAGCATCCTTCCCCGGCACCGGGGAGATCGTCGCCAGCCTTCTCCACCCCTTGCGCCGTGCGAAGGGGCCCGGGACCGGTTCTGCCTGA